One genomic region from Nostoc sphaeroides encodes:
- a CDS encoding TrkH family potassium uptake protein: MTVARTICLGFMAVIAVGTILLMMPFSTSNGMWNNLIVALFTSTSAVCVTGLSVVDPGTYFSFWGQLFIALLAQIGGLGYMTTTTFLILLIGRRFDMRQKIAIQQALDRPGMSGSAQVIRSIIATTLIFEITGVFLLLPAFVPEYGWSKGLWLAIFHSINAWNNAGFSLFKDNLIGYQSSFLVVFTITMLIIFGGIGYQVILEMYLWLRDRILKKTKNQRFSLDFKVATSTTLILLFIGTVAFFCIEIRNPETFGSLNLRDQILVAWFQSVTPRTAGFNTIDIGKMTTAGLFITIALMFIGASPGGTGGGMKTTTLRVLTSCTKTILQGKEEVLLYDRKIAISLILKAVGVLVGSVATVILATILISLTDPTLDFIQILFEVVSAFATVGLSTGITASISTAAKLILIITMYVGRVGVLLLMSAVLGDPRPTRIHYPEENLLVG; this comes from the coding sequence ATGACTGTTGCTCGCACAATTTGTTTGGGATTTATGGCTGTCATCGCTGTAGGTACTATCCTGTTGATGATGCCTTTTTCAACTAGCAATGGTATGTGGAATAACCTGATTGTGGCGCTATTCACATCCACATCCGCAGTTTGTGTTACAGGTTTATCAGTAGTTGATCCTGGGACTTATTTTTCCTTTTGGGGTCAGTTGTTTATTGCGCTATTAGCTCAGATTGGCGGGTTGGGCTACATGACAACTACCACATTTCTGATTTTGCTTATTGGTCGGAGGTTTGATATGCGGCAAAAAATAGCCATTCAACAAGCTTTAGACCGACCAGGGATGAGTGGTAGCGCCCAAGTTATCCGTTCAATTATTGCCACAACTTTAATTTTTGAAATTACAGGTGTATTCTTACTACTACCAGCTTTCGTTCCTGAATATGGATGGAGTAAGGGACTTTGGTTAGCAATTTTTCATAGTATCAATGCTTGGAATAATGCTGGTTTTAGTTTGTTTAAAGATAACTTAATTGGATATCAGTCATCCTTCTTAGTAGTCTTCACCATCACCATGTTGATTATATTTGGAGGGATTGGGTATCAGGTAATTTTGGAAATGTACCTTTGGTTGCGCGATCGCATTCTCAAAAAAACTAAAAACCAAAGATTTTCTCTAGACTTTAAAGTTGCAACCAGCACAACCTTGATATTATTATTCATAGGGACAGTTGCCTTTTTCTGTATAGAAATCAGAAATCCTGAAACCTTTGGTTCTCTAAATTTACGCGACCAGATATTAGTAGCTTGGTTTCAATCAGTTACTCCTAGAACTGCTGGTTTTAACACTATAGATATTGGCAAAATGACTACTGCTGGTCTATTTATTACGATCGCGCTGATGTTTATTGGTGCAAGTCCAGGTGGTACAGGAGGAGGTATGAAAACAACTACTTTGAGAGTCCTGACGAGTTGTACCAAAACAATTCTCCAGGGAAAAGAAGAAGTTTTATTGTACGATCGCAAAATAGCAATATCTTTAATTTTGAAAGCTGTAGGTGTGTTGGTGGGTTCAGTAGCGACCGTAATTTTAGCTACTATTTTAATCAGCCTTACAGATCCAACATTAGATTTTATTCAAATTTTGTTTGAAGTAGTATCAGCCTTCGCCACTGTAGGGCTTTCTACAGGCATTACAGCAAGTATTTCTACAGCAGCAAAGCTCATCTTAATTATCACAATGTACGTTGGACGAGTAGGTGTTTTACTACTGATGTCTGCTGTACTAGGAGATCCACGTCCTACCAGAATTCACTATCCTGAAGAAAATTTACTCGTGGGATAG
- a CDS encoding methyltransferase domain-containing protein: MSATLYKQIQQFYDASSGLWEQIWGEHMHHGYYGADGIEKKDRRQAQIDLIEELLNWAGVQAADNILDVGCGIGGSSLYLAQKFNAKATGITLSPVQAARATERAMEANLSLKTQFQVANAQAMPFADNSFDLVWSLESGEHMPDKTKFLQECYRVLKPGGKLIMVTWCHRPTDESPLTADEEKHLQDIYRVYCLPYVISLPEYEAIAHQLPLHNIRTADWSTAVAPFWNVVIDSAFTPQAFWGLLNAGWTTIQGALSLGLMRRGYQRGLIRFGLLCGNK; encoded by the coding sequence ATGAGTGCAACACTTTACAAGCAAATTCAGCAATTTTACGATGCTTCCTCTGGGCTGTGGGAACAGATTTGGGGCGAACACATGCACCACGGCTATTACGGCGCTGATGGTATCGAGAAAAAAGACCGTCGTCAGGCTCAAATTGATTTAATCGAAGAACTGCTAAATTGGGCAGGGGTACAAGCAGCAGACAATATCTTAGATGTGGGTTGTGGCATTGGTGGCAGTTCTTTATACCTTGCACAAAAGTTTAATGCTAAGGCTACAGGGATTACACTGAGTCCTGTGCAAGCTGCCAGAGCAACGGAACGCGCAATGGAAGCTAATTTGAGTCTGAAAACACAATTCCAAGTCGCAAATGCTCAAGCAATGCCCTTTGCTGATAATTCTTTTGACTTGGTTTGGTCGCTAGAAAGCGGTGAACACATGCCAGATAAAACCAAGTTTCTCCAGGAATGCTACCGAGTATTGAAGCCTGGTGGCAAGTTAATTATGGTGACTTGGTGTCATCGGCCAACTGATGAGTCGCCACTAACGGCGGATGAGGAAAAGCATTTGCAGGATATTTATCGGGTGTATTGTTTGCCTTATGTGATTTCTTTGCCAGAGTATGAAGCGATCGCACATCAACTACCATTACATAATATCCGCACCGCCGATTGGTCAACAGCTGTCGCCCCCTTTTGGAATGTGGTAATTGATTCGGCATTCACTCCCCAAGCTTTTTGGGGCTTACTAAATGCTGGTTGGACTACCATCCAAGGGGCATTATCACTGGGATTAATGCGTCGCGGTTATCAGCGTGGGTTAATTCGGTTTGGCTTATTGTGCGGCAATAAGTAG
- a CDS encoding RNA-guided endonuclease InsQ/TnpB family protein, whose product MKTSYQYKLKPTKQQAEKIDKTLEMLRYQYNYLLAQRFDWYEMNRCPRDRCPLICHIPELKEQPNYYNQKASLVQLKVDRPWYKEIHSQVLQEVPKKVELAFDRWLKGDVNGKKSGRPRFKGKGQYKTFTYTQFKRHYFTNNKITLSKIGDTKVIVHRPIPDSPSGSDVGASGFDIKTVSVTKKANGYYVTLSLDDQTVPTIKSDFNPNNIVGIDVGLIDFYVASDSSRIAAPKHLRKAERRLKSAQRRVSRRKKGSNRRKKAIQKLGRQHKKVADTRKDFHFKTAKTLLDKYDVVAVEKLNIKGLVKTRLAKSINDAGWGQFITILSKKAENAGLKVIAVNPNGTSQECSNCGHKVKKALSQRMHNCPVCHTSLCRDLNAAINIKERGTHALKAQLMSSKRSH is encoded by the coding sequence ATGAAGACATCATACCAGTACAAACTCAAGCCAACTAAACAGCAAGCAGAGAAAATAGATAAAACTCTGGAAATGCTGCGTTATCAATATAATTACTTGCTTGCTCAAAGGTTTGACTGGTATGAAATGAATCGCTGTCCAAGGGACAGATGCCCATTGATTTGTCACATACCAGAATTAAAAGAACAACCTAATTACTACAATCAAAAAGCATCCTTGGTTCAACTTAAAGTAGATAGACCTTGGTACAAAGAGATTCACTCACAAGTATTGCAGGAAGTCCCTAAAAAAGTTGAACTAGCTTTTGATAGATGGTTAAAAGGCGATGTTAATGGGAAAAAGTCTGGTAGACCTAGATTCAAGGGTAAAGGACAGTATAAAACCTTCACTTACACCCAATTTAAGCGGCATTATTTTACTAATAACAAAATCACGCTGTCAAAGATTGGTGATACCAAGGTAATTGTTCATCGCCCAATACCCGATAGCCCAAGCGGTAGCGACGTAGGAGCGTCTGGATTTGACATAAAAACGGTATCTGTCACCAAAAAAGCCAATGGCTACTATGTCACACTAAGCTTGGATGATCAAACGGTTCCAACTATTAAATCTGATTTCAACCCTAACAACATTGTTGGGATTGATGTTGGACTGATTGATTTTTATGTGGCATCTGACAGTTCTAGGATTGCTGCACCAAAACATCTACGCAAAGCTGAACGTAGATTAAAGTCTGCACAGCGTAGAGTATCCAGGCGTAAAAAAGGTTCTAATCGACGTAAAAAAGCTATTCAAAAACTGGGTAGGCAACATAAAAAAGTTGCTGATACCCGGAAAGACTTTCACTTTAAAACAGCCAAAACACTGCTTGATAAGTATGATGTTGTTGCTGTTGAAAAGTTGAATATCAAAGGACTAGTTAAAACAAGACTGGCTAAAAGTATTAATGATGCTGGATGGGGACAGTTTATAACCATACTTTCAAAAAAAGCCGAAAATGCTGGTTTAAAAGTAATAGCTGTCAATCCTAACGGTACTAGCCAAGAATGTTCTAACTGTGGTCACAAAGTTAAAAAAGCGTTATCTCAAAGAATGCACAATTGTCCTGTTTGTCATACGAGTTTGTGCAGGGATTTGAACGCGGCTATAAACATAAAGGAGCGTGGGACGCACGCCCTCAAAGCTCAATTAATGTCCTCAAAGAGGAGTCATTGA
- a CDS encoding succinate--CoA ligase subunit alpha: MNLTPDSKVLIQGFCEFISGTHVAQMKAYGTNLVAGVNPGCGGQELHGLPVFDLVEEVIEQLGVIDTTIICVDPYDVLDAALEAIASNIRQIIIITAGVPPLDMVQLLRKAEACETLVIGPNSPGIIVPGKILLGTQPSEFYTPGAVGIVSRSSTLTYEVAYELTKAGLGQSISVSIGSDAIVGSSFLQWLQILDEDDTTEAIVLVGQPGGGSEEAAARYITEAIDKPVIAYIAGRLAPPGKTWRQTGTLATVIGRDPNFGTAQSKLAALKEAEVPVAERPSQIPELLRKEIR; this comes from the coding sequence ATGAACTTAACGCCAGACAGCAAAGTATTAATTCAAGGCTTTTGTGAATTTATATCAGGCACTCATGTTGCTCAAATGAAAGCTTATGGTACAAACTTGGTAGCCGGTGTCAATCCTGGATGTGGTGGACAGGAACTGCATGGACTGCCAGTATTTGACTTAGTAGAGGAGGTAATAGAACAATTAGGGGTAATTGACACAACAATTATATGTGTAGATCCATACGACGTGCTAGATGCGGCATTAGAAGCGATCGCATCTAATATTCGCCAAATCATTATTATCACTGCTGGCGTGCCGCCTTTGGATATGGTGCAATTACTCCGCAAAGCCGAAGCCTGTGAAACTTTGGTAATCGGGCCAAATAGTCCGGGGATCATTGTGCCGGGAAAAATTCTTTTAGGTACTCAACCTAGCGAGTTTTATACACCTGGGGCAGTAGGGATCGTTAGTCGTAGTAGTACGCTCACTTACGAAGTTGCTTACGAATTAACAAAAGCAGGTTTGGGGCAGTCGATTAGTGTCAGTATTGGTAGTGATGCGATCGTCGGTTCCTCTTTTCTGCAATGGCTGCAAATTCTCGATGAGGATGATACTACAGAAGCGATCGTTTTAGTCGGTCAACCTGGCGGTGGTAGTGAAGAAGCAGCAGCCCGGTATATTACCGAGGCAATTGATAAACCAGTAATTGCCTACATTGCAGGTAGACTTGCACCACCAGGAAAAACTTGGCGTCAAACTGGGACTTTAGCAACAGTTATCGGACGCGATCCTAACTTTGGCACAGCCCAAAGTAAATTAGCTGCTTTAAAAGAAGCGGAAGTTCCAGTAGCTGAACGTCCTTCTCAGATTCCAGAATTATTGAGAAAGGAAATTAGGTGA
- a CDS encoding succinate--CoA ligase subunit beta, which produces MDLLEYQVKEWFGKIGIPVLPSQRIDHPTDLKRLKIRFPIVLKSQVHGAERAKAGGVRFAETTIDAIAAAQNIFNLPIWGELPEVVLAESQYDANQEFYLAVVLDTAVCRPVLLGSKEANIDWESAGEKMHHVVVEQEFSPFYARRLALKMGLQGTLMQSVSCVVQKMYHLFVQKDLDLVEINPLAVSATGQVMALNGKVRVNERSIKRHPDLTEMAAKIISRHPSTEIDGISGDWDGVKMHGKIGILGNGTGSVMATLDLVANAGGNPGLCLNLRHAFLTDTKPTTFCDRLETGLKILEDDSSIQVILINFLGSIPQTEEVVEVIARVVQQDNSELNSQVVHSNGSKSRREQNFSPLVVRLAGSEFDAARKYLATLKTHTNALLVVENLDEAVAAAVRLAKPTAKKK; this is translated from the coding sequence ATGGATTTATTAGAGTATCAAGTTAAAGAATGGTTTGGCAAGATAGGCATTCCTGTATTGCCTTCCCAACGAATTGACCATCCCACAGATTTGAAACGTTTAAAAATTCGTTTTCCAATTGTACTGAAATCTCAAGTACATGGAGCGGAACGGGCAAAAGCAGGTGGAGTCAGGTTTGCGGAGACTACAATTGATGCGATCGCAGCTGCTCAAAATATCTTTAATCTACCAATATGGGGCGAATTGCCAGAAGTTGTGCTGGCAGAATCCCAATACGACGCCAACCAGGAATTTTATCTCGCGGTGGTTTTAGATACTGCTGTTTGCCGACCAGTCCTTTTAGGTTCCAAAGAAGCAAACATCGATTGGGAATCGGCTGGGGAAAAAATGCACCATGTTGTCGTGGAACAGGAATTCTCGCCATTTTATGCCCGACGACTAGCTTTGAAAATGGGTTTGCAGGGGACGCTAATGCAGTCGGTAAGCTGCGTTGTCCAGAAGATGTACCACTTATTTGTGCAAAAAGACCTGGATTTAGTCGAAATCAATCCCTTGGCAGTCAGTGCTACTGGTCAAGTTATGGCTCTTAATGGTAAAGTCAGGGTCAACGAACGGTCGATCAAGCGTCATCCCGACCTCACCGAGATGGCGGCAAAAATCATCAGTCGTCATCCCAGTACCGAGATAGATGGTATATCGGGCGACTGGGATGGTGTGAAAATGCACGGCAAAATCGGTATTTTAGGTAATGGTACTGGTTCAGTGATGGCAACTTTGGATTTAGTCGCTAATGCTGGTGGCAATCCAGGTCTTTGTTTGAATCTACGTCATGCTTTCCTCACTGATACTAAACCAACTACTTTTTGCGATCGCTTAGAAACAGGTCTAAAAATCCTAGAGGATGATAGCAGCATTCAAGTAATATTAATTAACTTTCTGGGTAGCATTCCTCAAACTGAAGAAGTAGTTGAAGTTATAGCCAGAGTTGTGCAGCAAGACAACAGCGAACTTAACTCACAAGTTGTACATTCTAATGGTAGTAAAAGTCGGCGAGAGCAGAATTTTTCACCCTTAGTTGTCCGTCTTGCTGGTTCAGAATTTGATGCTGCGAGAAAGTATTTAGCAACACTAAAAACCCACACCAATGCGCTCCTCGTGGTAGAAAATTTAGATGAGGCAGTAGCGGCAGCAGTTCGTCTGGCTAAACCAACGGCTAAGAAGAAGTAA
- a CDS encoding ABC transporter ATP-binding protein has protein sequence MPLQLQNLTGGYTLVPIVQNINLTLQTGEWLSLVGANGSGKSTLLKLLSRILSPQQGTVLLDGKAIHSQPPNLVAQKLALLPQQQTVPVGLTVRQLVSLGRTPHQPWWQWELTAEDWVKVEAAIKKTQLEKFSDRLVEQLSGGEKQRAFLALALAQEPKVLLLDEPTTFLDINYQLQLLELLKELNQQQGLTIITVLHELNLAARYSSRIALLKQGHIWEIGTPEEVLTPNAIAQVFGVESVIIQTPVGLQVCAISAVSS, from the coding sequence ATGCCACTCCAACTACAAAACCTCACAGGCGGTTACACCTTAGTACCAATTGTTCAAAATATTAACCTCACTCTGCAAACAGGAGAGTGGTTGAGTTTAGTTGGTGCTAATGGCTCAGGTAAATCTACTTTACTCAAATTGCTGAGTCGTATTCTATCCCCACAACAGGGAACAGTGCTACTTGATGGCAAAGCAATTCATTCTCAACCCCCAAATCTAGTTGCACAGAAACTGGCATTATTACCGCAACAACAAACCGTTCCTGTTGGCTTAACAGTGCGACAATTAGTAAGTTTAGGACGCACGCCACATCAACCTTGGTGGCAATGGGAATTAACCGCCGAAGATTGGGTCAAAGTGGAAGCTGCAATTAAAAAGACGCAACTAGAAAAATTTAGCGATCGCTTAGTCGAGCAACTCTCAGGTGGTGAAAAGCAAAGGGCTTTTTTAGCTTTAGCATTAGCGCAAGAACCAAAAGTTTTACTATTAGATGAACCGACAACTTTTTTAGATATCAACTATCAATTGCAACTATTGGAACTGCTTAAAGAACTGAATCAGCAGCAGGGATTAACTATTATCACAGTTTTACACGAACTGAATTTAGCAGCCCGGTATAGTTCCCGTATTGCATTATTAAAACAGGGTCATATTTGGGAAATTGGTACACCTGAAGAAGTTCTGACACCAAATGCGATCGCTCAAGTATTTGGTGTAGAATCAGTAATTATTCAAACACCAGTTGGATTACAAGTTTGTGCCATTTCTGCTGTGTCATCATGA
- a CDS encoding serine hydrolase, with translation MDLSLKSRRRFMQLMGMSSTAIILSDLFPNQDSVAVAASSAWVARHRLTSAEYQSEFNKYTALGFRPVQVSGYAVGNQDFYAVLFEKTVNAPAWVARHRLTSAEYQSEFNKYTAQGFRPVQVSGYGVGNQDFYAVLFEKTANPPAWVARHRLTSAQYQSEFNKYTALGFHPVDISAYTVGNQDFYAVLFEKSANAPAWVARHGLTSAEYQSEFNKYIAQGFRLIKVSGYSLNGQDRYAALWEKSGSGAWIARHGMSSQAYQDEFERNFYQGYRPVWVNGYTVNGEDRYAAIWESQNGYNSLELTAIDQTVAQFMQDYDVPGLSLAIARDGRLVLAKTYGLADKSTGERVAPRHRFRVASVSKPITAIAIMKLVEQGKLKLSDRIFGKSGILGTTYGTTPYKPNVDQITVQHLLSHLGGGWSNSSNDPMFSNPSMNQTQLISWVLNNRTLDNAPGTKYAYSNFGFCVLGRVIEKVTGQTYENYVKTNILQPSGVTDMQISGDTLAEKKANEVTYYGQGGENPYGMKVARMDAHGGWIAKPIDLVRLSVRVDGLNAKPDILGASTLATMYKGSSVNPLYAKGWCISSIGGNYWHNGSLPGEQAFLVNTSDGFSWAVLVNTRSQKSAFSGDLDQLMWKIRNKVTIWPSFDLF, from the coding sequence ATGGATTTATCTTTAAAAAGCCGTCGTCGATTTATGCAATTGATGGGGATGAGTTCAACCGCAATCATCCTCAGTGATTTATTCCCAAATCAAGACTCAGTAGCGGTAGCAGCATCATCTGCATGGGTAGCGCGTCATAGATTGACTTCGGCAGAATATCAAAGTGAATTTAACAAATACACAGCCCTGGGTTTTCGTCCGGTACAGGTGAGTGGTTACGCTGTAGGAAATCAAGATTTTTATGCTGTACTTTTTGAAAAAACTGTCAATGCACCTGCATGGGTAGCGCGTCATAGATTGACTTCGGCAGAATATCAAAGTGAATTTAACAAATACACAGCCCAGGGTTTTCGTCCGGTGCAGGTGAGTGGCTACGGAGTAGGAAATCAAGATTTTTATGCTGTACTTTTTGAAAAAACTGCCAATCCACCTGCATGGGTAGCACGTCACAGGTTGACTTCAGCACAATATCAAAGCGAATTTAACAAATACACAGCCCTGGGTTTTCATCCTGTGGATATTAGTGCCTACACTGTGGGCAATCAAGATTTTTATGCTGTACTTTTTGAAAAATCAGCTAATGCACCAGCATGGGTAGCACGTCACGGGTTGACTTCAGCAGAATATCAAAGTGAATTTAACAAATACATAGCTCAAGGCTTCCGCTTAATTAAAGTTAGTGGCTACAGTCTCAACGGTCAAGATAGATATGCTGCACTCTGGGAAAAATCTGGTAGTGGGGCTTGGATAGCGCGTCATGGTATGAGTTCCCAAGCATATCAAGACGAATTTGAACGTAACTTTTATCAAGGCTACCGTCCTGTATGGGTCAATGGTTACACCGTCAATGGTGAAGACAGATATGCAGCCATCTGGGAAAGTCAAAACGGCTATAATTCTTTAGAATTGACAGCTATCGATCAAACTGTGGCGCAGTTTATGCAAGATTATGATGTTCCTGGTCTTTCTTTGGCTATTGCTCGTGATGGACGCTTAGTGTTAGCCAAAACCTACGGCTTGGCGGATAAATCTACAGGTGAAAGAGTTGCACCTCGCCACAGATTCCGCGTCGCCAGTGTATCGAAACCTATTACCGCGATCGCCATCATGAAACTGGTGGAACAAGGTAAGCTAAAGTTAAGCGATCGCATTTTCGGTAAAAGTGGAATTTTAGGCACTACCTACGGCACAACTCCCTATAAACCCAATGTCGATCAAATCACTGTGCAGCATTTACTTAGCCATTTAGGTGGTGGTTGGTCTAACAGTAGCAATGACCCGATGTTTTCTAATCCTTCAATGAATCAGACCCAATTAATTAGTTGGGTATTAAATAACCGTACCCTAGATAACGCACCGGGAACCAAATATGCGTACTCTAATTTTGGTTTCTGTGTTTTGGGGCGAGTGATTGAAAAGGTGACGGGGCAAACCTACGAAAATTACGTAAAAACTAATATCCTTCAACCATCCGGTGTCACCGATATGCAAATTAGTGGCGATACCCTAGCCGAGAAAAAAGCCAACGAAGTTACCTATTACGGTCAAGGTGGTGAAAACCCCTACGGTATGAAAGTGGCAAGAATGGATGCTCACGGTGGTTGGATTGCAAAACCGATTGATTTAGTACGTTTGTCTGTGCGGGTAGATGGTTTAAATGCCAAACCTGATATTCTTGGTGCTAGTACGCTTGCAACTATGTATAAAGGCTCAAGTGTGAACCCTCTTTACGCCAAGGGATGGTGTATAAGCTCCATTGGTGGCAACTATTGGCACAACGGCAGCTTACCAGGAGAACAGGCGTTTCTTGTCAATACTAGTGATGGTTTCTCTTGGGCAGTGTTAGTTAATACCCGCAGTCAAAAATCAGCCTTCAGTGGCGACCTCGACCAACTCATGTGGAAAATTAGAAATAAAGTCACCATTTGGCCATCCTTTGATTTGTTTTAG
- a CDS encoding GIY-YIG nuclease family protein produces METQHNPPIEHQNVPINHRGLHEFLYSSDDEHTATEVSITPELANDGTEIIELEAWSAAAQNAKIAGVYAVLDAERCTQYIGYSRNVLLSLNGHVSQNGQQKCAFIRVQGFKFPKRQEMEDLRDAWIAELESTPPGNATESDMWASTVGEAAKAVMSEAERQAYEEKKLKLRKAMADTSLSKELETIDASIAERQRQLEAAVTNDDWSIIINAQTQETKS; encoded by the coding sequence ATGGAAACTCAACACAACCCGCCAATTGAACATCAAAATGTCCCCATAAACCACCGTGGACTGCATGAATTTTTGTATAGTTCTGACGACGAACACACCGCCACTGAGGTGAGTATAACCCCTGAACTGGCAAACGATGGTACTGAAATCATTGAGCTTGAGGCTTGGAGTGCAGCTGCTCAGAACGCTAAAATTGCAGGTGTTTATGCAGTATTAGACGCAGAACGCTGTACGCAATACATTGGCTATTCTCGGAATGTGTTGCTTTCTTTAAACGGTCATGTGAGCCAAAATGGTCAGCAAAAGTGTGCTTTTATACGTGTGCAAGGGTTCAAGTTCCCCAAGCGTCAAGAAATGGAAGATTTGCGCGATGCGTGGATAGCAGAACTTGAAAGTACACCACCTGGTAATGCAACTGAAAGCGATATGTGGGCTAGTACGGTAGGGGAAGCTGCGAAGGCGGTAATGTCAGAGGCGGAACGTCAAGCTTACGAGGAGAAAAAGCTAAAACTGCGAAAAGCAATGGCTGACACAAGCCTTTCTAAAGAGTTAGAAACAATAGATGCGAGTATAGCCGAACGTCAGCGTCAACTTGAAGCTGCTGTGACAAATGATGACTGGAGTATAATTATTAACGCACAGACACAAGAAACCAAGTCTTAG
- a CDS encoding carbohydrate ABC transporter permease translates to MNQLTPKNWIFIKQRLTPYLFLLPALVLLVLTVFWPALQAFYLSFTSYEDIAQPPQWIGFGNFLKLWKDAVFWKTLENTFLYLVGVVPILVIAPLVLAILVNQKLRGMNWFRAAYYTPVVISMVVAGIAWKWLYAENGLLNQFLKALGLFPEGIPWLTSPEKIFGIVPISLASVMAVTVWKGLGYYMVIYLAGLQSIPADVYEAAAIDGSDGISKHWDITIPLMKPYLALVAVISAISATKVFEEVYIMTQGGPLSSSKTIVYYLYEQAFGNLEISYACTIGLVLFLIILGLSILRLVINQEGGDNITI, encoded by the coding sequence ATGAATCAATTAACACCTAAAAATTGGATATTCATCAAACAACGACTGACCCCTTATTTATTTTTACTACCCGCCTTAGTTCTTTTGGTGTTAACAGTATTTTGGCCTGCACTGCAAGCGTTTTACCTCAGCTTTACCAGCTACGAAGATATTGCCCAACCGCCACAATGGATAGGTTTTGGCAACTTCCTCAAGCTTTGGAAGGATGCAGTTTTTTGGAAAACCTTGGAAAACACTTTTTTATATCTTGTGGGTGTAGTCCCAATTTTAGTAATTGCTCCCCTAGTGCTGGCAATTTTGGTAAATCAGAAACTGCGGGGGATGAATTGGTTTAGAGCAGCGTACTACACCCCAGTGGTAATTTCAATGGTGGTTGCGGGAATAGCTTGGAAATGGCTGTATGCAGAAAACGGATTACTGAATCAGTTTTTGAAAGCTTTGGGTCTTTTTCCAGAAGGTATTCCTTGGTTAACTAGCCCAGAAAAAATTTTTGGTATTGTACCAATTTCTCTTGCCAGCGTCATGGCTGTCACCGTGTGGAAGGGGCTAGGCTACTACATGGTGATTTATTTGGCGGGGTTGCAATCAATTCCTGCTGATGTTTACGAAGCTGCTGCGATCGATGGTTCTGATGGTATCAGCAAACATTGGGATATTACCATACCTTTGATGAAGCCGTATTTAGCACTAGTGGCGGTGATTTCGGCTATTTCTGCCACCAAAGTCTTTGAAGAAGTATACATTATGACCCAAGGCGGCCCACTCAGTAGCTCAAAAACGATTGTTTATTATCTATATGAGCAAGCTTTTGGTAACTTGGAAATCAGCTATGCTTGCACAATTGGTTTAGTGCTATTTTTGATAATTTTAGGATTATCAATTTTGCGATTAGTTATCAATCAAGAAGGCGGAGATAATATCACAATCTGA